One Vallitalea pronyensis genomic region harbors:
- a CDS encoding DegV family protein, with protein sequence MKKIAIITDSACDLPDRVIKKYNIKLLPLRIIYKDREYRDRLEIQPQEVYDNIQQEVPTTSLPTAEDILGVFDLLVEEGYTEAIVITLSSSLSGTFNMVKMLANDYDKLKIRVYDSKTLGMFLGFIVKEAAIYAGNHSMEEIIQRARVIRSKLKGGYVLKTLTYLRKGGRIGKVEGTVGELLNLKPIIGINDNGAYYTITKTRGWKKAVTKLRKMISDEFKDKKYHIAVIHGGAEEEANALMDSIQNIGQIAEGYVAQISPALGVHTGPGLIGYAAYEI encoded by the coding sequence ATGAAAAAGATAGCAATTATTACAGATTCAGCTTGTGATTTACCAGATCGAGTGATCAAAAAGTATAACATCAAATTGCTTCCCCTTAGAATTATTTACAAAGATCGTGAATACCGTGATCGGTTGGAGATTCAACCCCAAGAGGTATACGATAACATTCAACAAGAAGTGCCAACCACATCTTTGCCAACGGCTGAAGACATTCTGGGTGTCTTTGACCTACTTGTAGAAGAAGGGTATACGGAAGCTATTGTGATTACCTTGTCATCTAGTTTAAGTGGTACATTTAACATGGTCAAAATGCTTGCCAATGACTACGATAAACTAAAAATTAGAGTATATGATTCCAAAACACTGGGTATGTTTCTAGGTTTTATCGTAAAAGAAGCTGCCATCTATGCAGGTAATCATAGTATGGAAGAGATTATACAACGGGCCAGAGTTATACGCAGTAAGCTAAAAGGTGGTTATGTACTTAAGACATTAACCTATTTACGTAAAGGTGGTAGAATTGGGAAGGTAGAAGGTACTGTTGGGGAATTGCTTAATCTGAAACCTATCATTGGGATCAATGATAACGGTGCTTATTATACCATAACCAAAACAAGAGGTTGGAAAAAGGCCGTTACAAAGTTAAGAAAGATGATCTCAGATGAGTTTAAGGATAAAAAGTATCATATAGCGGTTATTCATGGTGGTGCAGAAGAAGAAGCCAATGCACTCATGGACAGTATACAAAACATTGGCCAAATTGCTGAGGGCTACGTGGCACAAATCAGTCCAGCACTGGGGGTGCATACAGGGCCAGGGTTGATTGGTTATGCGGCTTACGAGATATAG
- a CDS encoding DegV family protein, whose amino-acid sequence MSKKIAVMADSTCELPNHIIEKYHIKLMPLRVIYKDREYRDGIDITPEQVYAHLHEEIPTTSLPIAEDVLYLFDELVDDGYTDVIVITLTSVLSGTYQLATLLGKAYRGLEVEVVDSKALSMIYGFMVLEGARYAHTGNKALILEKIMYIRNCVKSCYMIDTYACLKKSGRVGKFQGTLADLLKIKLIVSMGREGNLETYTMVRGRERAMRTMTHLLRRQFSHKTYKLAIVNGNAEKDAKAMYEGIKDIGTVNELFMTKLSAVTCVHTGPGIIGYVAYEIKNRFQINS is encoded by the coding sequence ATGAGCAAGAAAATAGCTGTTATGGCAGATAGTACATGTGAATTACCCAATCATATTATTGAAAAATATCATATTAAGCTAATGCCTCTTAGAGTAATCTATAAGGATAGGGAATATCGTGATGGTATTGATATTACGCCAGAACAAGTGTATGCTCATCTTCACGAAGAGATTCCTACAACGTCATTACCCATTGCAGAAGATGTCTTGTATCTATTTGACGAACTAGTGGATGATGGGTATACGGATGTTATTGTTATAACGTTAACATCCGTATTAAGTGGAACGTATCAACTTGCAACCTTATTAGGAAAAGCATATAGAGGTTTAGAAGTGGAAGTGGTTGATTCAAAAGCCTTATCCATGATTTATGGTTTTATGGTACTTGAAGGCGCTCGATATGCACATACTGGTAATAAGGCACTCATTCTTGAGAAAATCATGTATATAAGGAATTGCGTTAAGAGCTGTTATATGATTGATACGTATGCCTGTCTGAAAAAAAGTGGGCGGGTAGGTAAGTTCCAAGGAACATTGGCCGACTTGCTTAAGATCAAATTAATTGTTTCTATGGGTCGAGAAGGGAATCTTGAAACGTATACCATGGTAAGAGGAAGAGAAAGAGCCATGAGAACCATGACTCATTTGTTAAGACGGCAATTTAGTCATAAAACATATAAATTGGCTATTGTGAATGGTAATGCTGAAAAAGATGCAAAAGCCATGTATGAAGGTATAAAGGATATTGGAACAGTGAATGAGTTGTTTATGACCAAACTAAGTGCGGTTACTTGTGTGCATACAGGACCAGGTATTATTGGGTATGTGGCTTACGAGATAAAAAACAGGTTTCAGATTAACAGTTAA
- a CDS encoding permease prefix domain 1-containing protein, translated as MKKIEAYVHQLFKEIPDSDSKRNMEEEIIQNLEEKVMDLMASGKEEEDAINKAIVDFGDIEDIKRELRQHLTTNPTKSKMRLIFSLWATGLIISLVLFMNFYYTPNVIWFVYPVFAIIWWPLVMFYLWYEQRNQQAR; from the coding sequence ATGAAAAAGATAGAAGCTTATGTGCATCAATTATTTAAAGAAATACCAGATAGTGATAGTAAAAGAAATATGGAAGAAGAAATTATACAAAATTTAGAAGAAAAGGTAATGGATTTAATGGCATCAGGTAAAGAAGAAGAAGATGCCATTAATAAAGCAATTGTTGATTTTGGCGATATAGAAGACATTAAGCGTGAACTTCGCCAGCATTTAACCACTAATCCCACAAAAAGTAAAATGAGACTTATCTTTTCGCTGTGGGCAACAGGCTTAATCATATCCTTAGTCTTGTTCATGAATTTCTACTATACACCAAATGTGATATGGTTTGTATATCCTGTATTTGCAATTATATGGTGGCCTTTAGTTATGTTTTATCTTTGGTATGAGCAGCGAAATCAGCAAGCCAGGTAA
- a CDS encoding PadR family transcriptional regulator has product MLSSDTIRGHLDAIILRLIIEKDRYGYEISKEILARTDNMFEIKEATLYAVFQRLEKKELIKSYHGDVTHGRKRKYYRITTLGRAYYREKIMEWETTKKVINIFMEGWE; this is encoded by the coding sequence ATGTTAAGCAGTGATACCATTAGAGGTCACTTAGATGCTATTATTTTACGATTAATTATTGAAAAAGATCGCTATGGGTATGAAATATCCAAGGAAATATTAGCAAGGACAGACAATATGTTTGAGATAAAAGAAGCAACCCTCTATGCAGTTTTTCAACGTTTAGAGAAGAAAGAACTCATTAAAAGTTATCATGGGGATGTCACCCATGGAAGAAAGAGAAAATATTATCGTATTACCACACTTGGAAGAGCGTATTATCGGGAAAAAATCATGGAGTGGGAAACAACAAAAAAAGTAATCAATATTTTTATGGAGGGTTGGGAATGA
- a CDS encoding OsmC family protein yields the protein MAEKSIHVQFKDGFKGELIAPNDKVNIGVEKGTLAPYDMLFGGLASCMYATFLEIAEKKRIHFDSADIEVTGEKRTEIPTTLKWVNVKVTIKNAEKEKGLIKAMEIAANYCSIYQTISKVAEMSWDIEFE from the coding sequence ATGGCAGAAAAAAGTATACACGTTCAATTTAAAGATGGATTTAAAGGTGAGCTTATAGCTCCTAACGATAAGGTGAATATTGGTGTGGAGAAAGGGACGTTGGCTCCATACGATATGCTTTTTGGTGGATTGGCTTCTTGTATGTATGCTACCTTTCTAGAGATTGCAGAGAAAAAACGCATTCATTTTGATTCAGCAGATATTGAAGTAACAGGGGAAAAACGAACAGAAATTCCTACCACATTAAAATGGGTTAATGTGAAAGTGACCATTAAGAATGCTGAGAAAGAAAAGGGATTAATCAAAGCCATGGAAATAGCAGCAAATTACTGTTCAATTTATCAGACCATATCGAAGGTGGCAGAGATGTCTTGGGATATAGAGTTTGAATAA
- the purD gene encoding phosphoribosylamine--glycine ligase — MNILVVGSGGREHAIVWKLAQSSRVDKLYCAPGNAGIASLAECVDIAATDIEGLLAFVKANPVDLTVVGMDDPLMLGIVDRFESEGLSIFGPRQNAAILEGSKVFSKELMEKYHIPTAAYASFSDPVLAKAYIQSSDYPLVIKADGLALGKGVLICDSLQEAEAAIHTIMIEKKFGAAGDTIVVEEFITGPEVSVLAFCDGEHIVPMVSAQDHKRAMDGDQGLNTGGMGTFSPSKYYTEAIHDICVQQIYQPSIEAMKQEGRPFTGIMFFGLMLTDKGPKLLEYNARFGDPEAQVVLPRLQTDLVDIIEHAMDGKLNEMDIQWDNQSTVCVILASGGYPIQYEKGYAINGLEHFQDHKDITVFHAGTRLDNGKYLTNGGRVLGITATANDMTAAREKAYQAVDKIHFEKKHYRKDIGLK, encoded by the coding sequence ATGAACATTTTAGTTGTTGGCAGTGGTGGTAGAGAACATGCTATCGTATGGAAATTAGCCCAAAGTAGTCGTGTGGATAAGCTATATTGTGCACCAGGTAATGCTGGTATTGCGTCACTTGCAGAGTGCGTGGACATAGCGGCAACGGATATTGAGGGTTTATTAGCTTTTGTTAAGGCAAATCCTGTGGACCTTACGGTTGTGGGGATGGATGATCCATTGATGCTTGGTATTGTGGATCGCTTTGAAAGTGAAGGTTTAAGTATATTTGGACCAAGGCAGAATGCTGCTATTCTAGAGGGAAGCAAGGTTTTTTCAAAGGAATTAATGGAGAAGTATCACATTCCAACAGCAGCTTATGCAAGCTTTAGTGATCCTGTATTAGCAAAAGCATATATTCAATCAAGTGATTATCCCCTAGTCATTAAAGCGGATGGTCTCGCATTAGGTAAAGGGGTGCTTATATGTGACAGCCTTCAAGAAGCAGAAGCTGCTATCCATACCATCATGATAGAGAAAAAGTTTGGAGCAGCAGGAGATACCATTGTTGTGGAAGAATTCATAACAGGACCGGAAGTATCTGTACTTGCATTTTGTGACGGTGAGCACATTGTACCTATGGTAAGTGCCCAAGATCATAAACGTGCAATGGATGGCGATCAAGGACTTAATACAGGGGGTATGGGTACTTTTTCGCCAAGCAAATATTATACAGAAGCGATACATGACATCTGCGTGCAGCAAATTTATCAACCGTCTATTGAAGCCATGAAACAAGAAGGGAGACCTTTTACAGGGATTATGTTCTTTGGACTGATGTTAACGGATAAAGGACCAAAATTACTGGAATATAATGCTCGATTTGGTGACCCAGAAGCTCAAGTTGTCTTACCAAGGTTGCAGACAGACTTGGTAGATATTATCGAACATGCTATGGATGGTAAGTTAAATGAGATGGATATTCAGTGGGACAATCAGTCTACTGTGTGTGTAATTCTAGCATCAGGCGGTTATCCCATTCAATATGAAAAAGGGTATGCAATTAATGGGTTAGAACATTTTCAAGATCATAAAGACATCACCGTATTTCATGCTGGTACACGGTTAGATAATGGAAAGTATTTAACCAATGGAGGACGTGTGTTAGGTATCACTGCAACAGCTAATGACATGACAGCAGCAAGGGAAAAAGCTTATCAAGCGGTGGATAAAATACATTTTGAGAAGAAGCATTATCGAAAAGATATTGGACTAAAATAA
- the purN gene encoding phosphoribosylglycinamide formyltransferase, with protein sequence MLRVGVLVSGGGTNLQAIINGIEEGYIPHTQIVSVVSNKPSAYALERIKKYNIPGKCIRPRDYASREAFSQALKEHFEALEVDLILLAGYLVVLSESFVKAFPNRIMNVHPSLIPAFCGGGFYGLKVHEYALERGVKVTGATVHFVDEGTDTGPIILQKPVKVDESDTPESLQRRVMEEAEWTIYPEAVKLYAENRIQVEAGRVRIKV encoded by the coding sequence ATGCTTAGAGTTGGTGTCCTTGTTTCAGGTGGAGGGACCAATCTTCAGGCTATTATTAATGGTATTGAAGAAGGGTACATCCCTCATACGCAGATTGTTTCTGTCGTAAGTAATAAACCCAGTGCTTATGCGTTGGAACGTATAAAAAAGTATAACATTCCTGGTAAGTGTATCAGGCCAAGGGATTATGCATCTAGAGAAGCCTTTAGTCAAGCTCTAAAGGAACACTTTGAAGCATTGGAAGTGGACTTAATTTTGTTAGCTGGCTATTTGGTGGTGTTATCAGAGTCTTTTGTCAAGGCTTTTCCAAATCGTATTATGAATGTGCACCCATCGTTGATTCCTGCTTTTTGTGGTGGTGGCTTTTATGGGCTTAAGGTCCATGAATATGCTTTAGAACGAGGTGTTAAAGTGACAGGAGCAACGGTGCATTTCGTGGATGAAGGGACAGATACAGGACCGATTATTTTACAGAAGCCTGTGAAAGTAGATGAATCCGATACACCAGAAAGTCTACAACGTCGCGTAATGGAAGAAGCAGAATGGACCATTTATCCAGAAGCCGTTAAATTATACGCAGAAAATAGAATACAAGTTGAAGCTGGCCGGGTTAGAATAAAAGTGTAA